Proteins encoded in a region of the Marinobacter arenosus genome:
- the catC gene encoding muconolactone Delta-isomerase: MLFKVEMKVNIPHDMPADVAADIKAREKAYAQGLQDQGKWRHLWRVAGSYANVSIFDVEDNAELQELISNLPLFPYMDITVAPLCRHPSSIHEDDR; this comes from the coding sequence ATGCTGTTCAAAGTTGAGATGAAGGTGAACATCCCCCACGACATGCCCGCCGACGTAGCCGCGGACATCAAGGCCCGGGAGAAAGCCTACGCCCAGGGTCTGCAGGACCAGGGCAAGTGGCGTCACCTCTGGCGGGTGGCCGGCAGCTACGCCAACGTCAGCATCTTTGATGTGGAGGACAACGCCGAATTGCAGGAGTTGATCAGCAACCTGCCGCTGTTCCCCTACATGGATATCACTGTCGCGCCCCTGTGCCGACATCCGTCCTCGATCCATGAGGACGACCGTTAA
- a CDS encoding alpha/beta fold hydrolase, with protein sequence MAFLKHNGRTLCYRLLGDSAKPLILMAHPLGMTQGVWDDMLPSLLGKFRVLTWDLPGHGASAAWPAGSSRITPDDLAREALALADNAGVEQFHFVGTSIGGVIGQQLVSQHADRLLSATLTNTGAVIGTADAWNTRSANVLELGLQTMAVDIVPRWFGPNACEQQPALVEGWRVIMGRGDNRSYALLCEMLGRADFREQLGHHQVALALIGGTDDVATPPETLQALAQCSGAQEPVILEGIGHVPSVECPQKFSQMLIRNLV encoded by the coding sequence ATGGCATTTCTCAAACACAACGGCCGTACACTCTGTTACCGCCTGCTCGGCGACAGCGCCAAGCCATTGATTCTGATGGCCCACCCCCTGGGCATGACCCAGGGTGTCTGGGACGACATGCTGCCGTCCTTACTGGGCAAATTCCGGGTGCTGACCTGGGATTTGCCGGGCCACGGCGCAAGCGCCGCCTGGCCGGCCGGTTCCAGCCGGATCACCCCGGACGACCTGGCCCGGGAAGCCCTGGCGCTGGCAGACAACGCAGGGGTCGAGCAGTTTCACTTTGTCGGCACCTCAATCGGCGGCGTTATTGGCCAGCAACTGGTCAGCCAGCACGCCGACCGCCTGCTGTCCGCCACGCTCACCAATACCGGAGCGGTCATTGGCACCGCCGACGCCTGGAACACCCGTTCGGCCAACGTACTGGAACTCGGGCTCCAGACCATGGCCGTGGACATCGTGCCACGCTGGTTCGGACCCAACGCCTGTGAACAACAGCCAGCGCTGGTGGAAGGCTGGCGGGTGATCATGGGGCGCGGTGATAACCGCAGCTATGCCCTGCTGTGCGAGATGCTGGGCCGGGCCGATTTCCGTGAGCAACTCGGGCACCACCAGGTGGCACTGGCATTGATCGGCGGCACTGACGACGTGGCCACACCCCCGGAAACACTTCAGGCACTGGCCCAGTGCAGCGGCGCGCAGGAACCGGTCATCCTGGAAGGGATTGGCCATGTTCCCTCGGTGGAATGCCCGCAAAAATTCAGCCAGATGCTGATTCGTAACCTGGTCTGA
- the pcaF gene encoding 3-oxoadipyl-CoA thiolase, translated as MTDVFLCHPRRSAIGRFGGTLASVRPDDLAAHIFKAVLEQAPELDPAAIDEVMMGSANQAGEDNRNVARMSALLAGLPTSVPGTTLNRLCGSGMDAVGTAFRAIRAGEMELVLAGGVESMSRAPYVMGKADTAFSRGQKIEDTTIGWRFVNPLMKKQYGIDSMPETAENVAETFNISREDQDLFAFRSQQKTARAQQDGVFAEEIVPVSIPRRKQDPLVFDTDEHPRESTPEKLAALPTPFRDNGSVTAGNASGVNDGAAAMLVASEAAVNKQGLKPMAKILGMATAGVEPRIMGIGPVPAVRKLLEKQGIGIDQLDVIELNEAFAAQGLAVLRELGIADDDPRVNPNGGAIALGHPLGMSGARLLMTAAHQLQRTDGRYALCTMCVGVGQGIATLIERV; from the coding sequence ATGACTGACGTATTTCTCTGTCACCCCCGCCGTTCGGCCATCGGTCGCTTCGGCGGCACCCTTGCCAGCGTGCGCCCGGACGACCTGGCCGCCCACATTTTCAAGGCCGTGCTGGAGCAGGCTCCGGAACTGGATCCGGCCGCCATCGACGAAGTGATGATGGGCAGCGCCAATCAGGCCGGTGAAGATAACCGAAACGTGGCCCGCATGTCCGCGCTGTTGGCTGGTTTGCCCACTTCCGTACCCGGTACCACCCTCAACCGGCTGTGCGGCTCCGGCATGGACGCCGTGGGCACCGCATTCCGCGCCATCCGCGCGGGTGAAATGGAGCTGGTACTGGCCGGCGGCGTGGAATCCATGTCCCGCGCCCCGTACGTGATGGGCAAGGCCGACACCGCCTTCTCCCGCGGCCAGAAGATCGAGGACACCACCATCGGCTGGCGCTTCGTGAACCCGTTGATGAAAAAGCAGTACGGCATCGACTCCATGCCAGAAACTGCGGAGAACGTCGCCGAAACGTTCAATATCTCCCGGGAAGATCAGGACCTGTTTGCGTTTCGCTCCCAGCAGAAAACGGCCCGGGCGCAGCAGGATGGTGTGTTCGCCGAAGAGATCGTGCCGGTTTCGATTCCGCGCCGGAAACAGGATCCGCTTGTCTTCGACACCGACGAACACCCTCGCGAAAGCACCCCGGAGAAGCTCGCCGCCCTGCCCACGCCTTTCCGTGACAATGGCAGCGTGACGGCCGGCAACGCCTCCGGCGTCAACGACGGCGCCGCCGCCATGCTGGTGGCCAGTGAAGCTGCCGTGAACAAACAGGGCCTGAAGCCGATGGCAAAGATCCTCGGCATGGCCACGGCCGGCGTGGAGCCGCGCATCATGGGCATCGGCCCGGTACCGGCGGTTCGCAAGCTGCTGGAGAAACAGGGCATCGGCATCGACCAGCTTGATGTAATCGAGCTGAACGAAGCCTTTGCCGCCCAGGGCCTGGCCGTGCTGCGTGAACTGGGCATTGCCGATGACGATCCCCGGGTTAACCCGAACGGCGGCGCCATTGCCCTTGGCCATCCCCTGGGGATGTCCGGCGCCCGTCTGCTGATGACCGCCGCTCATCAGTTGCAGCGCACCGACGGCCGCTATGCCCTGTGCACCATGTGTGTCGGGGTAGGTCAGGGCATTGCTACACTCATCGAACGGGTCTGA
- a CDS encoding CoA transferase subunit A: MAEFLSLQEAVSKHINNGDTVAMEGFTHLIPFAAGHEIIRQEKRDLTLIRMTPDLVYDQMIGAGCAKKLIFSWGGNPGVGSLHRLRDAVEKGWPHQIEILEHSHAAMANAYEAGAAGLPLAVLRGYVGSDLPKVNDQIKFIECPFTGERLAAVPSVRPDVAVIHAQRADRKGNVLIEGIVGIQKEVVLAAKRSIVTVEEVVDDLGASVNACVLPSWAITAIAEAPKGAKPSYALGYYDRDNAFYKDWDGIARDRDTFQAWLKENVFEKGAA; the protein is encoded by the coding sequence ATGGCTGAATTCCTCTCCCTCCAGGAAGCGGTGAGCAAACACATCAACAACGGTGACACCGTGGCGATGGAAGGCTTTACCCACCTGATTCCGTTTGCCGCGGGGCACGAAATCATCCGTCAGGAAAAGCGCGACCTGACCCTGATCCGTATGACACCGGACCTGGTGTACGACCAGATGATCGGTGCCGGCTGCGCGAAGAAACTGATCTTCTCCTGGGGCGGTAACCCGGGCGTGGGCTCCCTGCACCGGCTGCGAGACGCGGTTGAGAAAGGCTGGCCGCACCAGATCGAGATCCTTGAGCACAGCCACGCCGCCATGGCCAACGCCTATGAAGCCGGGGCCGCCGGCCTGCCGCTGGCGGTTCTGCGTGGTTACGTCGGTAGCGACCTGCCGAAGGTGAACGACCAGATCAAATTCATCGAGTGCCCGTTCACCGGAGAGCGCCTGGCTGCCGTGCCCTCCGTTCGCCCGGATGTGGCCGTGATTCACGCCCAGCGGGCTGACCGCAAGGGCAATGTGCTGATCGAGGGCATCGTCGGTATTCAGAAGGAAGTGGTCCTGGCCGCCAAACGCAGCATCGTCACCGTGGAAGAAGTCGTCGACGACCTCGGTGCCTCCGTAAACGCCTGCGTGCTGCCGTCCTGGGCGATCACCGCCATTGCCGAAGCCCCGAAAGGTGCCAAACCCTCCTACGCCCTGGGTTACTACGACCGGGACAACGCCTTCTACAAGGACTGGGATGGCATTGCCCGTGACAGAGACACCTTCCAGGCCTGGCTGAAAGAAAACGTTTTTGAAAAAGGAGCTGCGTGA
- a CDS encoding muconate/chloromuconate family cycloisomerase, translating to MSATIQSIEAILVDIPTIRPHKLSMTTMGVQSMVIVRMKDSDGIEGLGEATTIGGLAYGPESPESVKLTIDTYFKSQLIGQPAGNINTLRVMLNRSTRGNNLAKSAIETALLDLQGKRLNRPVSDLLGGSVHQHLPVLWTLASGDTGKDIEEALGLIETRRHCDFKLKIGSRALMDDVRHVAAIKDAVGESASVRVDVNQAWDEATAARGMAELQAAGIDLVEQPTPMKDYAALARLSDKFHIPILADEAVADAKDLYNLAAAGFSGAVAMKIAKAGGPIRALEQAAVAQAAGIGLYGGTMLEGTIGSAASLHAWSTLENLHWGTEMFGPLLMKDDIVATPLNFHDNGVDLPKGPGLGIALDEDKLAHYRRKA from the coding sequence ATGTCCGCCACCATTCAATCCATCGAAGCGATACTGGTCGATATCCCGACCATCCGCCCTCACAAGCTTTCCATGACAACCATGGGGGTTCAGAGCATGGTGATCGTGCGGATGAAGGACTCCGATGGCATCGAGGGACTGGGCGAAGCCACGACCATCGGTGGACTGGCCTACGGTCCGGAAAGCCCCGAAAGCGTGAAACTTACCATTGATACCTATTTCAAATCGCAACTGATTGGCCAGCCCGCCGGCAACATCAATACCCTGAGGGTAATGTTAAACCGCTCGACCCGGGGCAACAACCTGGCCAAGTCGGCCATTGAAACCGCGTTGCTGGATCTTCAGGGCAAGCGCCTGAATCGCCCGGTCTCCGATCTGCTTGGCGGTTCCGTCCACCAGCACCTTCCGGTGCTCTGGACCCTGGCGAGTGGCGATACCGGCAAGGACATCGAGGAAGCCCTCGGCCTGATCGAAACCCGTCGTCACTGCGATTTCAAACTGAAGATCGGTTCCCGCGCCCTGATGGACGACGTGCGCCACGTGGCGGCAATCAAGGATGCGGTGGGCGAAAGTGCCAGTGTCCGGGTGGACGTGAATCAGGCTTGGGACGAGGCCACCGCCGCCAGGGGGATGGCGGAACTGCAGGCCGCAGGCATTGATCTGGTGGAGCAGCCGACACCGATGAAAGACTACGCCGCCCTGGCGCGCCTGTCGGACAAATTCCATATCCCCATTCTCGCGGACGAAGCCGTCGCAGATGCCAAGGATTTGTACAACCTGGCCGCAGCCGGCTTTTCCGGCGCCGTCGCCATGAAAATTGCCAAGGCCGGTGGTCCGATTCGCGCCCTGGAGCAGGCAGCGGTCGCCCAGGCCGCCGGTATCGGTCTGTATGGCGGCACCATGCTGGAGGGCACCATCGGTTCCGCCGCGTCGCTGCACGCCTGGTCCACCCTCGAAAACCTGCACTGGGGTACCGAGATGTTTGGTCCTCTGCTGATGAAAGACGACATCGTGGCCACGCCCCTGAATTTCCATGACAACGGGGTCGACCTGCCAAAAGGCCCGGGCCTGGGCATCGCACTCGACGAAGACAAACTGGCCCATTACCGCCGGAAAGCCTGA
- a CDS encoding ABC transporter substrate-binding protein yields MNPIKTLASTALATTLAAGLSTSAPAAAGDPVKIGVMLPFSGIYAQLGEAGRDGLRLALKQRVDQLHGAEIEFVELDTEAKPSRAPELASSLLNQHKADFVIGPVHSGVAMGMIKMLRGKDTIMIIPNAGSAAATGPLCSPNVFRTSFSSWQPSYPMGKVALDKGYKKVYAISWNYGMGRESLDAFAESFEAGGGEIVEKVLLPFPSTNFQSHVSDIADEQPDAVFTFFAGGGAIKFAKDYDAMGLRGKIPLLGSGFLTEGTLEAQGPAAEGIMTGLHYAEQLDIPENHEFREAFNTEYGHYPDIYAVQGYDAGQAIADTIDQLGGDISDKQAVISTMEKLTINSPRGAFTFSKAHNPIQNIYLREVKDGVNVVQTVAAQALEDPARGCRI; encoded by the coding sequence ATGAACCCCATTAAAACCCTTGCCAGCACTGCCTTGGCAACCACCCTGGCCGCCGGGCTTTCTACCTCTGCCCCGGCGGCTGCCGGCGACCCGGTGAAAATCGGTGTCATGCTGCCGTTCAGCGGCATCTACGCCCAGCTGGGTGAGGCCGGTCGGGACGGCCTCAGGCTGGCCCTGAAACAACGTGTCGACCAGTTGCACGGTGCCGAAATCGAGTTCGTTGAGCTGGATACTGAGGCCAAGCCCTCAAGGGCCCCGGAACTGGCCTCCTCGCTGCTCAACCAGCACAAAGCGGACTTCGTGATCGGTCCGGTTCACTCCGGTGTTGCCATGGGCATGATCAAGATGCTGCGCGGCAAGGACACCATCATGATCATCCCCAACGCGGGTTCGGCCGCCGCAACCGGCCCCCTGTGTTCGCCCAACGTGTTCCGGACCTCCTTCTCGTCCTGGCAGCCGTCCTACCCCATGGGCAAGGTCGCTCTCGATAAGGGCTATAAAAAGGTCTACGCCATCAGCTGGAACTACGGCATGGGCCGCGAGAGCCTGGATGCCTTCGCCGAATCCTTTGAGGCCGGTGGTGGTGAAATTGTCGAGAAGGTGCTGCTGCCCTTCCCATCCACCAACTTCCAGTCCCACGTCAGTGACATCGCCGACGAGCAACCCGACGCCGTGTTCACCTTCTTCGCCGGCGGTGGAGCCATCAAGTTCGCCAAGGATTACGACGCCATGGGCCTGCGCGGCAAGATCCCGCTGCTGGGTTCCGGCTTCCTGACCGAAGGCACTCTGGAGGCCCAGGGCCCTGCCGCCGAGGGCATCATGACGGGCCTGCACTACGCGGAGCAGCTCGACATTCCCGAGAACCACGAATTCCGTGAAGCCTTCAACACCGAATACGGCCACTACCCCGACATCTACGCCGTGCAGGGCTACGACGCCGGTCAGGCCATCGCCGACACCATCGACCAGCTGGGCGGCGACATCTCCGACAAGCAGGCGGTGATCAGCACCATGGAGAAACTGACCATCAACAGCCCGCGCGGTGCATTCACCTTCTCCAAGGCTCACAACCCGATCCAGAACATCTACCTCCGGGAAGTGAAAGATGGCGTGAACGTGGTGCAGACCGTTGCCGCCCAGGCGCTGGAAGATCCGGCCCGCGGCTGCAGGATCTGA
- the catA gene encoding catechol 1,2-dioxygenase — translation MTVKTMQTAEVKDLLEKVAGFNTDGGNERVKKIVHRVMHDVFQIIEDFDVTPDEFWQAVYYVNELGQNGEAALLAPGLGMDKYLDIRLDAEDEQAGLDGGTPRTIEGPLYVAGAPKSDGFARMDDGSDENAETMILTGQVTDENGHPVTNAVVDVWHADTKGAYSYFDQSQSEYNLRRRIVTDENGRYTARSIIPSGYGCPPEGSTQALLNLLGRHGNRPAHIHFFISKPGFKHLTTQINLAGDEYTYDDFAFATRDELVVDANRIEDPARAEAFGLNAPFTEVEFNIQLVSTDKPELQTRHERKRALEGEAA, via the coding sequence ATGACCGTTAAAACCATGCAAACTGCGGAAGTGAAGGACCTGCTGGAGAAAGTTGCCGGCTTCAACACGGACGGTGGGAACGAACGGGTGAAGAAGATTGTTCACCGGGTTATGCACGATGTTTTTCAGATTATCGAAGACTTTGATGTCACTCCGGATGAATTCTGGCAAGCCGTGTACTACGTAAACGAACTGGGCCAGAACGGTGAGGCCGCCCTGTTGGCACCGGGCCTGGGTATGGACAAGTACCTGGACATCCGGCTTGACGCGGAAGATGAGCAGGCAGGCCTGGACGGCGGCACGCCGCGCACCATCGAAGGCCCGCTGTACGTGGCCGGTGCGCCCAAAAGCGACGGTTTCGCCCGCATGGATGATGGCTCCGATGAGAACGCCGAGACCATGATCCTGACCGGTCAGGTGACTGACGAGAACGGTCACCCTGTTACCAACGCCGTGGTTGACGTGTGGCACGCGGACACCAAGGGTGCCTACTCCTACTTCGATCAGTCACAGAGCGAGTACAACCTGCGTCGCCGGATCGTCACCGATGAGAATGGCCGTTACACCGCCCGCTCCATCATCCCGTCCGGTTACGGCTGCCCGCCCGAGGGTTCCACCCAGGCGCTGCTGAACCTGTTGGGCCGTCATGGCAACCGTCCGGCGCACATCCACTTCTTTATCTCCAAGCCGGGCTTCAAACACCTGACCACCCAGATCAACCTGGCTGGTGATGAGTACACCTACGATGACTTTGCCTTCGCGACCCGGGACGAGCTGGTGGTTGACGCCAACCGCATTGAGGACCCCGCCAGGGCCGAGGCATTCGGCCTGAACGCGCCGTTCACCGAGGTGGAGTTCAATATCCAGCTGGTGTCGACCGACAAGCCGGAGCTCCAGACCCGTCACGAGCGCAAGCGCGCACTGGAGGGTGAGGCGGCCTGA
- a CDS encoding branched-chain amino acid ABC transporter permease, whose translation MSTELFFVQLINGIQYGLLLFLIASGLTLVFGVMGILNLAHGSMYMVGAYLVWYFVAVTGSFTASALLSAAIALGLGILIERVLIQRLYNRNHLDQVLLTIGMIFVFNSLQSILWGNDPYGVAVPETLSGSVPFTDNSSYPVYRIFAALVCIGIAAALYFVVSKTRLGMLIRAGESNREMVEALGVNIKSLYTIVFAIGVMLAAVSGIIAAPMRSIVPGMGESVLITCFVVVVIGGMGSIKGAFVGALMVGIISTFAAVLMPTLSNMIIYIFMILVLLVKPQGLFAK comes from the coding sequence ATGTCTACCGAACTTTTCTTCGTGCAACTCATTAATGGTATCCAGTATGGGTTGCTCCTGTTTCTGATCGCCTCCGGCCTGACCCTGGTCTTCGGCGTGATGGGAATTCTCAACCTGGCCCATGGTTCCATGTACATGGTGGGCGCCTACCTGGTGTGGTACTTCGTTGCCGTGACCGGCAGCTTCACCGCATCCGCCCTTCTCTCGGCAGCCATCGCGCTCGGTCTGGGCATATTGATCGAAAGGGTGTTGATCCAGCGGCTCTATAACCGCAATCACCTGGACCAGGTATTGCTGACCATCGGCATGATCTTTGTCTTCAACTCCCTGCAGAGCATTCTCTGGGGCAACGATCCGTACGGCGTTGCCGTGCCCGAGACCCTGAGCGGCTCGGTGCCCTTCACCGACAATTCCAGTTACCCGGTGTACCGCATCTTCGCGGCCCTGGTCTGCATTGGCATTGCCGCCGCGCTTTATTTCGTCGTGAGCAAAACCCGCCTGGGCATGCTGATCCGTGCCGGTGAGTCCAACCGGGAGATGGTCGAGGCCCTGGGCGTCAACATCAAAAGCCTCTACACCATCGTGTTCGCCATCGGCGTCATGCTGGCGGCGGTGTCGGGCATCATTGCCGCCCCCATGCGTTCCATCGTTCCCGGCATGGGCGAGAGCGTGCTGATCACCTGCTTCGTGGTGGTGGTGATCGGTGGCATGGGCTCCATCAAGGGCGCCTTCGTGGGAGCTCTGATGGTCGGCATTATCAGCACCTTCGCCGCGGTACTGATGCCCACCCTGTCCAACATGATCATCTACATCTTCATGATCCTGGTGCTGCTGGTGAAGCCCCAGGGCCTGTTCGCCAAGTAA
- a CDS encoding IclR family transcriptional regulator domain-containing protein, with protein sequence MDEQILKPGDRDYVGALASGLDVLQAFDAEHPRMTLSEVAARTDMDRAKARRFLLTLHALGFVKRSGRQFELTPRVLQLGYAYQASNQYRAVIQQYLEDITAELGESSSLAVLDGDEVVYVVRSAARQRLMAITLSVGTRLPAAYTSMGRVLLGQLPEDELEQFLRRVDLKALTPSSITSKETLRAEIYKAREQGYSIVDQELDQGLRSVAVPVFAGSGELLGAINISTNAARVTLDTLMGVYLPRLQAIAEKVRQTTR encoded by the coding sequence ATGGACGAACAGATTCTCAAGCCCGGGGATCGGGACTATGTGGGGGCGCTGGCCTCGGGGCTGGACGTGCTCCAGGCCTTCGATGCCGAGCACCCGCGCATGACCCTCAGTGAAGTGGCCGCAAGAACGGACATGGACCGGGCCAAGGCGCGGCGTTTTCTGCTCACCCTGCACGCGCTCGGGTTCGTCAAGCGCAGCGGTCGCCAGTTCGAGCTGACGCCCCGGGTGTTGCAGCTGGGCTACGCCTACCAGGCTTCGAACCAGTACCGGGCGGTGATTCAGCAATACCTGGAGGACATTACCGCCGAGCTGGGTGAATCCTCGTCACTGGCGGTGCTGGACGGTGATGAAGTGGTCTATGTCGTGCGTTCGGCCGCGCGCCAGCGGCTGATGGCGATCACGCTCTCCGTGGGGACCCGATTGCCGGCGGCCTATACTTCCATGGGCAGGGTGTTGCTTGGCCAGTTGCCGGAGGATGAGCTGGAGCAATTTCTCCGTCGCGTCGACCTGAAGGCGCTCACGCCATCCTCAATCACCAGCAAGGAGACCTTGCGCGCCGAAATCTACAAGGCCCGGGAGCAGGGGTATTCCATCGTGGACCAGGAGCTGGACCAGGGCTTGCGGTCGGTGGCGGTTCCGGTGTTCGCGGGCAGTGGCGAGCTGCTGGGGGCGATCAATATCAGCACCAATGCGGCCAGGGTGACCCTGGACACCCTCATGGGTGTCTACCTTCCGCGGCTTCAGGCCATTGCCGAGAAGGTCCGGCAGACCACCCGCTGA
- a CDS encoding CoA-transferase subunit beta yields MSLEFTSSEMMSVTAARALTNDMTCFVGIGLPSEAANLARLTHAPDVTLIYESGTLQTKPDVLPLSIGDGELCESALTTVSVPEMFRYWLQGGHISVGFLGTAQIDRFANLNTTLIGDYREPKVRLPGGGGAPEIATNAKEVFITVKHSKRTFVKDVDFVTTVGFGRDGKARDNVPHIGRGPTVVITDLCILKPDPETKELVVTSLHPNVTREDVIEATGWNIRFADELDTTSAPTARELDVLRDLKARTNAHHSSTQSGQQ; encoded by the coding sequence ATGAGCCTCGAATTTACCTCTTCGGAAATGATGAGCGTCACGGCCGCCCGGGCGCTGACCAACGACATGACCTGCTTCGTAGGCATTGGTCTGCCCAGCGAGGCCGCCAACCTGGCGCGCCTGACCCACGCTCCGGACGTCACCCTGATCTATGAATCCGGCACTCTGCAGACCAAGCCGGACGTTCTGCCCCTGTCCATCGGTGACGGCGAGCTGTGCGAATCCGCGCTGACCACGGTGTCGGTCCCGGAGATGTTTCGCTATTGGCTGCAGGGCGGTCACATCAGTGTCGGCTTTCTGGGTACCGCCCAGATCGACCGTTTCGCCAACCTGAACACCACCCTGATCGGCGATTACCGGGAGCCCAAGGTCCGCCTGCCGGGCGGTGGCGGTGCACCGGAAATAGCCACCAACGCGAAGGAAGTGTTCATTACCGTCAAGCACTCCAAGCGCACTTTCGTTAAGGACGTGGACTTTGTGACCACCGTCGGCTTCGGTCGGGACGGCAAGGCCCGGGATAACGTCCCTCACATCGGCCGCGGCCCCACCGTGGTGATCACCGACCTGTGTATCCTCAAGCCGGACCCGGAAACCAAGGAACTGGTGGTCACCTCCCTGCACCCGAACGTCACCCGTGAGGACGTGATCGAGGCCACCGGCTGGAACATCCGCTTCGCCGACGAGCTGGACACCACCTCGGCTCCCACGGCCAGAGAACTGGACGTGCTGCGGGATCTGAAAGCGCGCACAAACGCCCATCACTCTTCGACTCAATCTGGCCAACAGTGA
- a CDS encoding LysR family transcriptional regulator: MELRHLRYFVAVGEEGNLTRAAEKLFIAQPPLTRAMKQLEEEIGVELFVRKPRGLELTNGGEYFLEQARQILDKVTATVEDTRRIAQHRKTIFSIGFVPSVFYGQLPLMVRRLRRNKNLEIVLHELKTREQVEALKTGKIDIGFGRISIEDPDVEQELLFDEPIIAAIPAGHQLTRHPPSMKELSAWPMVTFPAGPGPNFADITQGLFHRRGLKIHVSQQVNDLQTALSLVASDMGFTLVPEQVRKLNREGVEFMPLEDNNITTPVIASRRRGENPNAVMRLANTILAELVENRLTGRYP, encoded by the coding sequence ATGGAGCTGAGACACCTGCGGTACTTCGTGGCAGTGGGAGAGGAAGGCAACCTGACCCGGGCCGCCGAAAAGCTGTTTATTGCACAACCACCGTTGACCCGGGCCATGAAGCAGCTTGAGGAGGAAATCGGGGTCGAGCTGTTTGTCCGCAAACCCAGGGGGCTGGAACTGACCAACGGCGGGGAGTACTTCCTGGAGCAGGCGCGACAGATTCTGGACAAGGTCACCGCAACGGTCGAAGACACCCGACGCATCGCCCAGCACCGCAAGACCATTTTCTCCATCGGCTTCGTGCCGTCGGTGTTCTACGGCCAGCTACCGCTGATGGTCCGGCGTCTGCGCCGGAACAAGAACCTGGAGATTGTGCTGCACGAGCTGAAAACCCGGGAGCAGGTGGAGGCCCTGAAAACGGGCAAGATTGATATCGGCTTTGGCCGCATCAGCATCGAAGATCCCGACGTGGAGCAGGAACTGCTGTTCGACGAGCCGATCATTGCGGCCATTCCGGCCGGCCACCAGCTGACCCGACACCCGCCGTCCATGAAAGAACTGTCGGCCTGGCCCATGGTGACCTTTCCTGCGGGCCCGGGTCCGAACTTCGCCGACATCACCCAGGGCCTGTTCCACCGGCGCGGCCTCAAGATCCACGTCAGCCAGCAGGTCAATGATCTTCAGACCGCGCTGTCCCTGGTCGCCTCCGACATGGGCTTTACCCTGGTACCGGAACAGGTCCGGAAACTGAACCGCGAGGGTGTGGAGTTCATGCCTCTGGAGGACAACAACATCACCACACCGGTCATCGCCTCGCGCCGGCGCGGCGAGAACCCGAATGCTGTCATGCGCCTGGCCAACACTATCCTCGCCGAGCTGGTGGAGAACCGGCTGACTGGACGCTATCCCTGA